Part of the Streptomyces sp. NBC_01408 genome is shown below.
GTCGAAGCCGAGCAGCACTCCGGCGACGATGCGCTCGCCGGTGAGCTCCAGGCGGGCGTAGCGGGAGTTCGCGGGGTCGTTGAGGGTGACCGCCTCCTCGGCGGGGGTGCTGCCCGGGATGCCGAGGACGACGAGGCCGGGGCCCGCGATACGGGGACGCAGCACACGGCGGGCGGCGGCCACGCCGCGTTCGCCGGTGGCGAGATGGCGGGCCAGGGCTTCGGCCTGCGCCCAGCCGGACGCCAGGGAGCCGCCGCGGCGGCCGCGGTGCTCGGCGCAGTCGCCCAGTGCGTGGATCAGCGGGTCGTCGGTGCGCAGGCGGTCGTCGACGACGATGCCGGTGCGGACGCTCAGGCCCGCGGCGCGGGCCAGCCCGGTCTCGGGCAGGACGCCGGTGCAGACCAGGAGGGTGGCGACGGGGAGGGTGCGGCCGTCGGCGACGGTGAGGGAGCCGGGTGCGTAGCCGGTGGCCTCCTGGCCGGTGACGACCTCGACTCCGGCGGCCGTGAGGCGGTCGGTGACGAGGGCCCCGGCGGTCCGGTCGAGCAGGTGGTCCATGGGCCAGGGGCCGGGGTGGACGAGGGTGACCGGCCGGCCCTTGGCGGCCAGCGCGAACGCCGCCTCCATGCCGAGGGATCCGGCGCCCAGGACGGTCACGGGGGTCCGTGCGGCCACGGCCGACGGATCGGTGAGGCGGGCGCAGTCGGCGAGCGTACGGAGCGTGGCGACGCCCGTGGCCTGGGCTCCGCCGGAGGTGCGCAGGCCGGGCAGGTCCGGCAGCAGCGGGGTCGCGCCGGTCGCCAGGACCAGCCGGCGGTACGGGAAGGCCTGCCCGTCGGCGGTGTGCACCCGGCGGCCGGCGCGGTCGATGCGGACGGCGCAGGCACCGGTGTGGACACGGGTGTCGCCGGGCGGCGGGGGAAGTTCCATCGCCGCGGGCGGGAGGCTCCCGTCGAGGGCGGAGGTGAGCAGCGCCCGGTGGTAGGCGGGGACGTCTTCGGCGCCCAGGACCGTGACGGGGTCCTGGCAGCCGGCGTGCCGCAGCCGGTCGACGAACTGGTGGGCGGCCGGTCCGTTGCCGATGACGAGGATCGGGTCGGCCGGGCGGGTGCCGGGCCCGGTCGTGGTCATGATCGGGCCCCCTCGGGGATCGCGGCCGTGTCGGGCAGGACCGCCCCGGCCGGGAGCGGGTCGGTGGTGACGGGTGTGAGGCGGACCGCGCAGACCTTGAACTCGGGCATCCGGCTGCGGGGGTCGAGCGCGTCGTTGGTGAGCAGGTTGGCCCGGCCCTCGCCGGGGAAGTGGAACGGCAGGAAGACCGTGTCGGTGCGCAGCGTCGGGTCGAGGCGGACCCGGGCCAGGGTGGAACCGCGGGCCGAGGTCACCCGGGCGTGGCCGCCGTCGGTGAGGCCCGCGCGGGCCGCGGTGTCGGGGTGCACCTCGACGTGCGTCTCCGGGGCGGCGGCCGTCAGCTGGGGCACCCGGCGGGTCTGCGCGCCGGACTGGTACTGGGCCAGTACCCGCCCGGTGGTGGCGTACAGGGGATGCTCGGCGTGCGTCTCCTCGGCGGGTGGGCGGTGCTCGACGTCGGCGAAGCGGGCGCGCCCGTCGGGGTGGGCGAACCGCTCAAGGAAGAGCCGCGGGGTGCCGGGGTGTTCTTCGGCGTCGGCATCGGCATCGGCGGGGGCAGGAGTCCGGGGGCAGGGCCAGTGCAGGGCCTCCCCCGCGTCGAGCCGCTCGTAGCTGATGCCCGAGTAGTCGGCGGGGCCGCCGGCCGAAGCCTTCCGCAGCTCCTCGAAGACGGCCCGCGGTTCGGTCGGGTAGCGCTCGGGCAGGTCGCCCAGTCTGGTGGCGAGGGACCGCAGGACGTCGAGGTCGGAACGGGTCCCGGGGGGCGGGTCGAGGAGCCGGCGGCGGCGCAGGACGCGGCCTTCGAGGTTGGTCATGGTGCCCTCCTCCTCGGCCCACTGGGTGACGGGAAGCACCACATCAGCCATGCGGGCGGTCTCGGAGGGCACGAAGTCGGCGACGACGAGCAGGTCGAGCGAGGCCAGCCGGGCGGCGACCCGCGCGGAACGGGGCGCGGACACCACCGGGTTGGCGCCGAAGACGAGGAGGGCGCGGGGGCCGGTCTCGGTGCCGAGGGCGTCGAGGAGTTCGTAGGCGCTGCGGCCCGGCCCGGGGAGGGCGGCCGGGTCGATGCCCCAGACCCGGGCCACGTGGGCGCGGGCGGCCGGGTCGGTGATCATGCGGTAGCCGGGCAGCTGGTCGGCCTTCTGGCCGTGCTCGCGGCCGCCCTGGCCGTTGCCCTGGCCGGTGAGGCAGCCGTAGCCGCTGCCCTCGCGGCCGGGCAGGCCGAGGGCGAGGGCCACGTTGATGAAGGCGGCGACGGTGTCGGTGCCCTTGCTGTGCTGCTCGGCGCCGCGCCCGGTGAGGACGTACGCGCGGGGGGCGGCGGCGAGCAGCCGGACGGCTTCGCGCTGGTCGCTGACCGGTACGCCGGTGACCTTCTCGACGCGCTCGGGCCACCAGGAGGCGGCGCGCTTCCACGCGGCGTCGAAGCCGTCGGTGCGCCGGTCGACGTACGCCCGGTCGGTGTGGCCCTCGACGACGAGGATGTGGAACAGGCCCAGGGCGAGGGCGAGGTCGGTGCCGGGGCGCGGCTGGAGGTGCAGGGCGGCGCGCTCGGCGGTGGGGGTGCGGCGCGGGTCGATGACGATCAGCCGGGCGGCGGTGAGGTGCCGCATCAGCGGGGGCATCGTCTCGGCGGGGTTGGCGCCGGCGAGGAGGACGGTGTCGGCGGAGCCGAGGTCGGTGACGGGGAAGGGGAGTCCGCGGTCGAGGCCGAAGGCGGCGTTCCCGGCGGCGGCGGCCGACGACATGCAGAAGCGGCCGTTGTAGTCGATCTGGCTCGTGCCGAGGGCGACGCGGGCGAACTTGCCGAGCAGGTAGGCCTTTTCGTTGGTGAGGCCGCCGCCGCCGAAGACGCCCACGGCGTCGGGGCCGTGCTCGGCGCGGAGCCGGGCGAGGGAGGCGGCGACCGTGTCGAGGGCGGTGTCCCAGCCGGTGGGGCGCAGCGTCCCGGAGGCGTCGCGGACCAGCGGGGTGCGGAGCCGGTCGGGTGTGCCGAGCAGGGCGGGGGCGGTCCAGCCCTTCTGGCACAGGCCGCCCCGGTTGACGGGGAAGTCGGGGTCGGGCTCGACGGTGGCCGCGTGCGCGGGCGGCCCGCCGGCGGGGCCCGGGACGGCGCTGAGCCGGGTGCCGCACTGGAGGGCGCAGTAGGGGCAGTGCGTCGCCACCTGGCGGGGCGGCGCCGGCACGTGCTCGGTGTCACGCATGGACGGACTCCGCGCGTCGGGGTTCGGCGGGGGCGCCGGCGGTGGCCCGGGCCGCGGCGGCGCCGGCTCGCTCGCGGCGGACGTAGACGACCCAGGTGACGAGGGCGCAGACGGCGTAGTAGCCGAGGAAGGACAGGAACGCGGCCGTGCCGTCGCTCGCGCCGCCGCTGTAGGAGCCGCGGAAGGCCAGGTTGACGGCGACTCCGCCCAGCGCCCCGACCGCTCCGGCGATGCCGACGGCGGCGCCGGACAGCTTGCGTGCGGTGGCGAAGGCCTGGGTGGCGTCGCCGCCGGCGACGATGCGGGCTTCGGCGTCGCGGGCGAAGGCGGTGGGGATCAGCTTGTACGTGGAGCCGTTGCCGATGCCGCTGAGGACGAACAGCGCGGTGAATCCGGCGATGAAGATCGGCAGGGAGTTCCGCGCCGAGGCCACGAGGAGGACCGCGGTTCCGGCGCCCATGCCCGCGAAGGTGAGCAGGGTGACGCGGGCGCCGCCGAACTTGTCGGCGAGCCAGCCGCCGAAGGGGCGGGAGAAGGAGCCGAGCAGGGGGCCGAGGAAGGTGTACGAGGCGGCCTGGAGCGGGGTGGAGCCGAACTGCGTCTGCAGGACCAGCCCGAAGGCGAAGCCGTAGCCGATGAAGGAGCCGAAGGTGCCGACGTAGAGGAGGGAGATCCACCAGGTGTCGTGGTGGGCGAGGGCCTGGCGCTGGGCGCCCGGCTCGGCCCGGACGGCGGCGATGTTGTCCATCTTCACCGCGCACAGCAGGGAGATGAGCACGATGAGCGGCAGGTAGACGGCGGCGACGTAGGCCGGGTGGGTGTCGCCGACGGTGGAGATGACGAGCAGGCCGAGCAGCTGGACCGCCGCGACGCCGAGGTTGCCGCCGCCGGCGTTGAGGCCGAGGGCCCAGCCCTGCTGGCGGCGGGGGAAGAAGCTGGTGATGTTGGTCATGGAGGAGGCGAAGTTGCCGCCGCCGACCCCGCCGACCGCACTGATCAGCAGGAACACCCACAGCGGGGTGCCGGGCTGCTGGATGAACCAGACGGTCGCCAGGGTGGGGACGAGCAGGATCGCCGAGGCGAAGACGGTCCAGTTGCGGCCGCCGAAGCGGGTGACGGCCCAGCTGTACGGCGGGCGCAGGAGGGCGCCGACGAGGGTGGGGGTGACGACGAGGAGGAACTTCTCGTCGGGCGCGAAACCGAGGCCGATCTCGGGCGTCATGAACAGGACGAGGACCGACCACATGCTCCAGATGGAGAAGCCGATGTGTTCGGAGGCTACGGACAGAAAGAGGTTGCGGCGTGCGATGCGCTTGCCGCCGCGCTCCCAGTACTGCTCGTCCTCGGCGTCCCAGTCCTCGATCCAGCGTCCCTTGGCTGATCTCGTCGCACTCATCTGACCTGTTCTCCCTTGGTTCTCGGGCGGTTGGGGTGGGGCACGGCGTTCAGCGACGCCCCACCGGCTGTACGTCGGCCAGGGCGCGGTCGACGAGGGCGCCCGCCGCGCCGAGGTAGCCGGCCGGGTCGCACAGCCGGGCGACGGCGGCGGTGTCGAGCCCGTGCCCCGGCAGTTGTGCCAGTACGGCGCCCAGGGTCTGCCCGTTCGCCGCGGCGGCGGCCGAGGCGTCGCTGAGCAGCTGCTTCGCGGCGGCCTTGCCGAGCAGCGGGGCAAGCCTGGCGGCGATGCGCTCGGAGACGATCTGGCCGCCGGTGAGGTCGAGGTTCTCGCGCATCCTCGCGGCCCGGACCTCCAGGCCCTCGGCCAGCTCGACCGCGGTGTGCGCCGCTCCGCCGGTCAGCCGCAGGGCTTCGCGCAGCAGCTGCCATTCGGCGTGCCAGACGCCCCCGGAGCGCTCGTCCTCGGTGACCAGGCACTGCGTCAGACCGGCGGCGATCACCGGGACCTGGAGGGCCGCGGCGCGGATCAGGGTGGCGAGTACGGGGTTGCGCTTGTGCGGCATCGCGGAGGAGCTGCCGCGTCCGGCGGTGGTCGGCTCGGTGACTTCGCCGACCTCGGTGCGGGTCAGTGACTGCACGTCGACGGCGATCTTGCCGAGGGCTCCGGCGGTGAAGGCCAGCGCGGCGGCGAGGTCGGCCATCGGGGTGCGCAGCGCGTGCCAGGGCAGGACGGGGCGGGCGAGTCCGGTCTCGCCGGCGAAGGCGTCGACGAGCCGGTCCAGGTAGGGGTGTTCGCCGTCGTCAGCCCCTTCGGGGCGGTCGATGTCGGCGTACTCCAGGTACCCGGCGAGGGTGCCGGCCGCCCCGCCGAGGGAGACGGGCAGGCCGTCTTCGAGGAGGCGGGCCAGCCGGGCGTCGGCGTCGAGGACGAGGCGGCGCCAGCCGGCGGCCTTGAGGCCGAACGTGGTGGGCACGGCGTGCAGGGCCAGGGTGCGGCCGGGCATCGGGGTGTCGCGGTGGGCGCCGGCCAGGACTGCCAGGGCCCGCGCGGTGCGCGCCAGGTCGGCGCGGACCAGGCGCAGGGTCCGCGCGGCCACCAGCATGGCACCGGTGTCGAAGATGTCCTGGCTGGTGGAACCGCGGTGGACGTACTCCGCGGCCTGCGGGTCGCGTCGGCGGACGGCCGCGGTGAGCGCCTGGACCAGGCCGACGACCGGGTTGGCGGTCTCCCGCGCGGCGAGGGCGAGGGCCCGGAGGTCGAAGTTCCCGGCCCGGGCGGTCTCGGTGATGGTGTCCGCGGCGGCCTTCGGCAGGGTGCCGAGTTCCGCCTGGGCCCGGGCCAGGGCGGCCTCGGCGTCGAGCATGGCCTGGAGCCATGCCCGGTCGCCGACGGCCGCCTCGGCCGGGGTGCCGGCCCGCACGGGTGAGAGCAGGCCGGCGTCCTCCAGGTGGGCCCCCTCAGAGGGCTCGGTCATACGATCACACCGGGCAGCTGGTCGTCGGCTGCCTCCCTGCTGATGGGGCGGATCCCCGCGGGTGCGTGCGCGACGGGCGGCAGGGCCAGCACGGCGCGGGCGATGGCGTCGGAGTCCCCGAGGGTCACGGAGTCCACGCCGGGCCGGATGCCGGCGGCGGTGACCCAGTGGACGGACTCGGTGGGCACTCCGTACGCGAACCGGCGCGGGTGGGCCGTGCCGCGGGCGTCGATGAGCCGGTACGGGCGCTCGGTGACCGCGAGACCGCCGGTCTGGTAGCCGCCCTGGCCGCCGGTGATGACGTACGGCTTGGCCTGGTCGGTGTCCAGCAGGTGCTGGAGCAGCGGGTCGGCCGTGCGCCGCAGGTCGGGCTCGGGCAGCCGGGCCTCGATGAGGACCTGCGCCTTGATCACGGCGCCCGGAACGGTGCTGGACACGGCCTGGTACGTCTGCGTGTCGGGGTCGATGCGGACCTGGGTGCCGGGGCCGGTGAGGGTGAGGATGCCCGCCTCGATCAGGGCGATCATCTCCTCGATGCGGGTGGCCGGCGGGCCGATGGAGAGGAAGCCGTTGAGCGGGGTGTACCAGCCTTCGAGGTCGTCGCGGTGCGAGTCGCCGTCCAGACCGCCGTGGTCGACGGCGAGGCGGACCTCGTTGCGCAGGTCGCGCAGGACGTCGAGGGCCGACTTGAGCGGGCCGGTCAGGTTTCCCTGGCGCGCGGCGACCACATCGGCCGCGAGGTACTCGACCAGCCACTTCCGGAAGGCGCCACGGTCGGCGAACTCGGTGTCGCCGTAGGGGACGGAGAGCTTCTCCCAGCTCCAGTACCGCTCCTCGGGGATGCCGTACTCGGCGACCAGGGCGACCCGGTCGGCGGCCTCCTCCCGTTCGAGGTAGCGCCGGATGAAGGTCTCGCGCTCCTCCTCCCGGCCCTCCGCGGTGAGCAGCGCTCCGTAGTAGACGCTCTCGACCTCCCGTGAGATGAAGGGCCACAGGTCGGCGTTGAAGGTGACCGAACCCCCGTCGTCGGCGCGCTCGCGCAGGCCCTCGATGTAGGCCGGGGTCAGCAGCTTGGGGTAGTAACGGCCGTACGCGCCCTTCTCGTTGTCACCGCGGGCCTGGAAGGGGATCCCGCGCCGGGAGAAGGCGTAGAGCCGCGGTTCCTTCCCGGAGGGCTGGTACGTGAGCTTGCCGTCCTCGCCGCGGACGAAGGTGCCGCCGCGGCCGTGGCTGAACAGCGACATGTAGTCGAAGAAGTTCAGACCGAGGCCGCGCAGGATCACCGACTGGCCGGGCTCGATCCGCGCGAGGTCGGCGTCGGCCGGGTTCCCCGGGGTCAGGTACGTCAGGTAGTGGATGCGGGCGAGCGAGGCCGTGCGGGCCTCGCGCGGGGTCAGGCGGGCCGGGACGTGGCCCTGGGCCAGGATGATCGCGTCCAGGTTGTTCAGGCGGGTGCCGTCCTCCAGGCGGACGCCCTGCGGGCCGCCGGGCATGCCCTGGGTGTCGGCGATGGCGACCGCGCGGGAGCCGTGGACGTGGACCGTCACGTGCTGGGGCGCCCCGACGACGGCGCGCTGGAAGCACTCGCCGAGGTAGCTGCCGTAGAAGGCGCGGGTGGGGTAGGTGTCCGGGCCCAGGGCGGCGGCCTCGGCGAGGGTGCCCTCGTCGTAGTCGCCGAACTGGCCGAGCACGGAGAGGGACTTGGCCCACTCGTAGAGGCTCGGGCCGGGCTCGATGGGGCCCTCGATCGTGCAGCTCTCGTCGGTGTAGACGGTGATCTGGCAGGCGACGGTGTTCATCAGCAGGTGGCGGGACTGACCGGAGCGCCAGACCTGGCCGGCGCCGGGCGCGGAGGGGTCCACGACGTGGAGGGCGACCGAGTCGTGCGAGGGGCGCTGGCGTTCGTTGGCGATCAGTCGCTCGACGACGGACAGCCCGCGGGGACCGGCGCCGATGACGCAGATCTCGACGGATGAGGTGCTCATGCGTTTTCTCCGATGCTGTGGGGCGGGTACGCCCGTGGATGCGGCGGCGGGCCGCGCGGGGCCCGTACGGGGACTACTCCGCGGCGGAGGCCGCGACCAGGCGGGCCAGCTCAAGGCGCTTGATCTTGGTGGTGGAGGTCTGCGGGACGTCCTCGAGGCGCCACTGGACCGGGTCGGCCATGTGCGGCAGGCCGATGACGGCGGACTTCCACGCGATCACGTCGAGCGGCTTGTCGTCGCGCGTGCAGACCACCGGCACCGGGACGCCGTCGGAGCCGGGGATGATGATGACCTCGATCAGCTCGTGCAGCCGGCTGAAGAGCTTGTCCTCGATCTCCAGCGTGGAGCCGATGCCGGGGATCTCGTCGACCTCGCGGTCGAGGAGGTGCAGGCAGCCCCACTTGGTGCGGTAGCCGAGGTCGCCCATCCGCCACCAGCCGTCGTTGACCTGCTTCTCCCAGCGCTCGTGCTCGGAGAGGTAGGTGATGATGCGGCCGTCGGACTTGATCTCGATGAAGCCGGGGTTCGTCTTGGTGACGGGATTGCCGTCGCGGCTGACGACACGGACGTTGGTCATGCCGGGGAACGGCGATCCCACGCAGCGGCCGTCGAAGTCCGCGCCGCCCTTGCGGGTGTAGGTGCGCGCCGCGATGGGGCCCACCTCGCTCTGGCCGTAGGCCTGGGCGAAGAGCGGGTTGCTCCGCTTGGTGGCGTTGAGCAGGATCGAGACGGTGCGCGGGTGGATCGCGTCGAAGGTCGAGCTGAAGTACTTGACGTTCGCCAGCGGGCCGCGCGGGTCGTCGGCCAGGGCCTCCCAGCGCAGGAAGGTGTTGGGGTGGGCCTCGATGAAGCCGGGCGGGGCCTGGGCGAAGATGTCGGCGACGGTCTCGGGGTCGTCCTCCCGCAGGACGATGAGGGTGTGTCCCTGGAGGATCGAGATCGGCATGGCCGTGAACATCCGGGAGTGCACGAACGAGACGTGCACGGCGACGGGTTCGCGCTTGCTGACGGCCGAGAAGACGGTGGCCTGCGGACGGTAGCGGGACTCGAAGGTGAAGCCGGTGTGCACGGCGAGCTTCGGGGTGCCGGTGGTGCCGGACGTGTGCGTGATCAGGGTGGGGTGGTCCGCCGGCATCGGGATGGCCGGGACACGGGTCGCACCGGCGAGCGAGGCCAGCGCCACGGTCCCGTCGAAGGTGCCCGAAGTCAGCAGCACCTTGGCCGTGATGTCCAGGATCTCGACCGGCAGGTGGTGCTCCAGCTTGTCCTGGTCGGTGATGAGGAAGGGCCGGTCGATGCGCTTGACCAGGACCGCGACGGTCTCACCGTCGAGCTTCGGGGACAGCAGGGCCGGGACGGCGCCGATCCGGGCGATCGCGCAGGCCAGCAGGGAGATGTCGAAGCCGTCGGACTTGTGCACGACGACGTGGTGGTTGGGACGGACGCCGACCGACCACAGCCGGGAGGCGAAGTCGTCGATCAGATCGGCGAGTTCGGTGAAGGTCGCACGGCGCCCCAGCTGCGGGGCGATGTCCAGGTCGTGGTCCATGACCACGAGACCCGCGGGGGTCCGGGCAGCCGCTCGGTCGAAGAGCGTACCCAGCCGGATGCCCTTGTTTCCTATGCGCTGGAGAAGCATGGCCTCGTTCTCTCAAGAGTTGTCTTCGCCGGCCTACGGGAGCGGCCGGCACCGGTCGGGGGACGGCCGGTGCCGGCGGCCAGGCGGGCGGAAAACGGGAAGGGGAAAGCGGGGAAACGGGGGGAAGGGGGAAACGGGGAAGGGGGAAGCGGGGGGGGGGAAGCGGGGGGGGGAAGCGGGGGGGGAAGCGGGGGGGAAGCGCGGGGGGGGCGGGGGCGGGAAGGCGGCGGCGGGGGGTCAGCGGCCTTCGACGACGTCGCGGATGCGGCCGAGGGTGGCGTCGAGGTCCTGCTCGAGCTTCTCGGTCCAGTCGGTGATGAACTGCTTGCGCTGGACCTCGTCCAGGTCGGCCACGATCTTGTGGATGCCGGCGGTCGCCTTGCCCATCCGGAAGTGGTGGACGAGGACCGAACCGGAGCCCTGCTCCGCCGGCTCGATGTCGAAGCCCCAGATGGACTCCTGGTCCTCCTGCGCGTGCGTCAGCATCATCCAGCGGAAGGTGCGGCCGGGTTCGGCCGCCGTGATGCGGGCCTCGGTGTACCAGGTGCCGCGGATCAGCGGGGCCCAGCCGACGACGTCCTCGGCGCGCAGGTTCTCGCCGCGGAACACCGCGCCAACGCTGGAGGGCTCACCGGAGATCCACTCGCCGCCCTGGCACTCCGGGCTCCATTCGCCGCTCCGGGTCAGGTTGCTGACGACGTCGTAGATCTCCTGGGCGGAGGCCGCGACGGGAATGTCCGCGCGGACCTCGAAAAGCGGGGTCGAGTCGATGATGGAGTTCGTCATGGCCGAAATACTGCTGCCCGCACATTCGGCGTTCAATGGCCCCCCGGTGGATCCGTCAGGTATTTAAACGGAATCCCGACAGCGCATTTACCGCACCGTTTCGGGCATGCCGAAGCGGCGCCGCGACGGAATGCCGCGGCGCCGTCGACTGAATTCCCGTACGGAATTCCGGGCCAGGCCGGGGAAAACGGGTCAGCTCTTGACGCGCAGGACGAGCTTTCCCGTCACCTTGCCGTCGTCCAGCAGCTGGTGGGCCCGGGCCGCCTCCGACAGCGGCAGCACCTCGGTGCCGCGCGGCTTGAGCAGGCCTGCCGCCGTCAGCGTGTTGACGTGGGCGGCGGCCGCGGCGAGCCGGCCCGCGGTGGCGTGCGAGATGGCGAAGCCGCGCACCGAGCAGTCCTTGAGGTAGAGCGGCCCGACGGGCAGCACGGGGCGGGTGCGCATCCCGGAGAGCACCACGATCCGGCCCCGGCTGGCGAGCAGGTCCACCGCCGTCTCCAGGTCGTTGCGGGCCGAGGTGTCGACGTGGATGTCGACGCCGCCCGGGGCGAGCGCGCGGATCCGGCCCGGCACGTCGGGGTCGTTGTAGTCGACGACCTCGGCCGCGCCCAGCTCCCGTACGTAGCCGAAGTCGCGCGGGGAGGCCGTGGCGATGACCCGGGCCCCGGCGTGCGCGGCCATGGTGACCAGCGCGCTGCCGACGTTGCCCGCGGCCCCGGCCACCAGCACGGTGTCGCCGGCGGTGATGTCGCCCT
Proteins encoded:
- a CDS encoding FAD-dependent oxidoreductase, producing the protein MTTTGPGTRPADPILVIGNGPAAHQFVDRLRHAGCQDPVTVLGAEDVPAYHRALLTSALDGSLPPAAMELPPPPGDTRVHTGACAVRIDRAGRRVHTADGQAFPYRRLVLATGATPLLPDLPGLRTSGGAQATGVATLRTLADCARLTDPSAVAARTPVTVLGAGSLGMEAAFALAAKGRPVTLVHPGPWPMDHLLDRTAGALVTDRLTAAGVEVVTGQEATGYAPGSLTVADGRTLPVATLLVCTGVLPETGLARAAGLSVRTGIVVDDRLRTDDPLIHALGDCAEHRGRRGGSLASGWAQAEALARHLATGERGVAAARRVLRPRIAGPGLVVLGIPGSTPAEEAVTLNDPANSRYARLELTGERIVAGVLLGFDRAIATATELYVHDLPVPRDRLSLLLGRAPRVAKAGPTEMCPGTVVCLCNNVTHQDLTEAWHAGSRGLPELAAATRATTGCGGCTRQVEAICVSLAASNAATTGS
- a CDS encoding molybdopterin oxidoreductase family protein; translated protein: MRDTEHVPAPPRQVATHCPYCALQCGTRLSAVPGPAGGPPAHAATVEPDPDFPVNRGGLCQKGWTAPALLGTPDRLRTPLVRDASGTLRPTGWDTALDTVAASLARLRAEHGPDAVGVFGGGGLTNEKAYLLGKFARVALGTSQIDYNGRFCMSSAAAAGNAAFGLDRGLPFPVTDLGSADTVLLAGANPAETMPPLMRHLTAARLIVIDPRRTPTAERAALHLQPRPGTDLALALGLFHILVVEGHTDRAYVDRRTDGFDAAWKRAASWWPERVEKVTGVPVSDQREAVRLLAAAPRAYVLTGRGAEQHSKGTDTVAAFINVALALGLPGREGSGYGCLTGQGNGQGGREHGQKADQLPGYRMITDPAARAHVARVWGIDPAALPGPGRSAYELLDALGTETGPRALLVFGANPVVSAPRSARVAARLASLDLLVVADFVPSETARMADVVLPVTQWAEEEGTMTNLEGRVLRRRRLLDPPPGTRSDLDVLRSLATRLGDLPERYPTEPRAVFEELRKASAGGPADYSGISYERLDAGEALHWPCPRTPAPADADADAEEHPGTPRLFLERFAHPDGRARFADVEHRPPAEETHAEHPLYATTGRVLAQYQSGAQTRRVPQLTAAAPETHVEVHPDTAARAGLTDGGHARVTSARGSTLARVRLDPTLRTDTVFLPFHFPGEGRANLLTNDALDPRSRMPEFKVCAVRLTPVTTDPLPAGAVLPDTAAIPEGARS
- a CDS encoding MFS transporter, encoding MSATRSAKGRWIEDWDAEDEQYWERGGKRIARRNLFLSVASEHIGFSIWSMWSVLVLFMTPEIGLGFAPDEKFLLVVTPTLVGALLRPPYSWAVTRFGGRNWTVFASAILLVPTLATVWFIQQPGTPLWVFLLISAVGGVGGGNFASSMTNITSFFPRRQQGWALGLNAGGGNLGVAAVQLLGLLVISTVGDTHPAYVAAVYLPLIVLISLLCAVKMDNIAAVRAEPGAQRQALAHHDTWWISLLYVGTFGSFIGYGFAFGLVLQTQFGSTPLQAASYTFLGPLLGSFSRPFGGWLADKFGGARVTLLTFAGMGAGTAVLLVASARNSLPIFIAGFTALFVLSGIGNGSTYKLIPTAFARDAEARIVAGGDATQAFATARKLSGAAVGIAGAVGALGGVAVNLAFRGSYSGGASDGTAAFLSFLGYYAVCALVTWVVYVRRERAGAAAARATAGAPAEPRRAESVHA
- the pcaB gene encoding 3-carboxy-cis,cis-muconate cycloisomerase → MTEPSEGAHLEDAGLLSPVRAGTPAEAAVGDRAWLQAMLDAEAALARAQAELGTLPKAAADTITETARAGNFDLRALALAARETANPVVGLVQALTAAVRRRDPQAAEYVHRGSTSQDIFDTGAMLVAARTLRLVRADLARTARALAVLAGAHRDTPMPGRTLALHAVPTTFGLKAAGWRRLVLDADARLARLLEDGLPVSLGGAAGTLAGYLEYADIDRPEGADDGEHPYLDRLVDAFAGETGLARPVLPWHALRTPMADLAAALAFTAGALGKIAVDVQSLTRTEVGEVTEPTTAGRGSSSAMPHKRNPVLATLIRAAALQVPVIAAGLTQCLVTEDERSGGVWHAEWQLLREALRLTGGAAHTAVELAEGLEVRAARMRENLDLTGGQIVSERIAARLAPLLGKAAAKQLLSDASAAAAANGQTLGAVLAQLPGHGLDTAAVARLCDPAGYLGAAGALVDRALADVQPVGRR
- a CDS encoding FAD/NAD(P)-binding domain-containing protein; this encodes MSTSSVEICVIGAGPRGLSVVERLIANERQRPSHDSVALHVVDPSAPGAGQVWRSGQSRHLLMNTVACQITVYTDESCTIEGPIEPGPSLYEWAKSLSVLGQFGDYDEGTLAEAAALGPDTYPTRAFYGSYLGECFQRAVVGAPQHVTVHVHGSRAVAIADTQGMPGGPQGVRLEDGTRLNNLDAIILAQGHVPARLTPREARTASLARIHYLTYLTPGNPADADLARIEPGQSVILRGLGLNFFDYMSLFSHGRGGTFVRGEDGKLTYQPSGKEPRLYAFSRRGIPFQARGDNEKGAYGRYYPKLLTPAYIEGLRERADDGGSVTFNADLWPFISREVESVYYGALLTAEGREEERETFIRRYLEREEAADRVALVAEYGIPEERYWSWEKLSVPYGDTEFADRGAFRKWLVEYLAADVVAARQGNLTGPLKSALDVLRDLRNEVRLAVDHGGLDGDSHRDDLEGWYTPLNGFLSIGPPATRIEEMIALIEAGILTLTGPGTQVRIDPDTQTYQAVSSTVPGAVIKAQVLIEARLPEPDLRRTADPLLQHLLDTDQAKPYVITGGQGGYQTGGLAVTERPYRLIDARGTAHPRRFAYGVPTESVHWVTAAGIRPGVDSVTLGDSDAIARAVLALPPVAHAPAGIRPISREAADDQLPGVIV
- a CDS encoding class I adenylate-forming enzyme family protein produces the protein MLLQRIGNKGIRLGTLFDRAAARTPAGLVVMDHDLDIAPQLGRRATFTELADLIDDFASRLWSVGVRPNHHVVVHKSDGFDISLLACAIARIGAVPALLSPKLDGETVAVLVKRIDRPFLITDQDKLEHHLPVEILDITAKVLLTSGTFDGTVALASLAGATRVPAIPMPADHPTLITHTSGTTGTPKLAVHTGFTFESRYRPQATVFSAVSKREPVAVHVSFVHSRMFTAMPISILQGHTLIVLREDDPETVADIFAQAPPGFIEAHPNTFLRWEALADDPRGPLANVKYFSSTFDAIHPRTVSILLNATKRSNPLFAQAYGQSEVGPIAARTYTRKGGADFDGRCVGSPFPGMTNVRVVSRDGNPVTKTNPGFIEIKSDGRIITYLSEHERWEKQVNDGWWRMGDLGYRTKWGCLHLLDREVDEIPGIGSTLEIEDKLFSRLHELIEVIIIPGSDGVPVPVVCTRDDKPLDVIAWKSAVIGLPHMADPVQWRLEDVPQTSTTKIKRLELARLVAASAAE
- a CDS encoding SRPBCC family protein; this translates as MTNSIIDSTPLFEVRADIPVAASAQEIYDVVSNLTRSGEWSPECQGGEWISGEPSSVGAVFRGENLRAEDVVGWAPLIRGTWYTEARITAAEPGRTFRWMMLTHAQEDQESIWGFDIEPAEQGSGSVLVHHFRMGKATAGIHKIVADLDEVQRKQFITDWTEKLEQDLDATLGRIRDVVEGR
- a CDS encoding NADPH:quinone reductase, giving the protein MHAAYIEQLGPAEVIRFGELPAPQPGPSDVLVEVDAVSVNHVDTFVRSGAWRTPLDFPFVIGRDLAGTVLRAGPAVAHRFAPGDRVWCNSLGHDGRQGAASELAVVPAERLYPLPEGVDPVDAVALAHPAVTAYLALFDQGDITAGDTVLVAGAAGNVGSALVTMAAHAGARVIATASPRDFGYVRELGAAEVVDYNDPDVPGRIRALAPGGVDIHVDTSARNDLETAVDLLASRGRIVVLSGMRTRPVLPVGPLYLKDCSVRGFAISHATAGRLAAAAAHVNTLTAAGLLKPRGTEVLPLSEAARAHQLLDDGKVTGKLVLRVKS